ATGGCTTTAGAGAGCAGCTCTATAGCTTCTTCACGTGTAGGTGCATAAACAATAAGTTTTGAGAGCATAGGATCATAATAGATAGGAATATCCATTCCTTGTTCAAATCCATTGTCTACTCGTATACCTTCTCCTTCTGGGAGAATGTAAGTAGATAGATTTCCTACACTAGGTAAGAAGTCATTGAGAGGATCCTCTGCATACACACGTAATTCTAATGCGTGTCCTTTAATGCTGAGGTCTTCTTGAGCGATAGATAACTTCTCACCACGAGCAACGCGTATCTGTAACTCAACAAGATCTGTACCTGAGATAAGTTCGGTTACTGGGTGTTCTACTTGTAAACGAGTATTCATTTCTAAGAAGTAGAAATTGTGTTGATCGTCTAGCAAGAACTCTACGGTACCTGCACCACGATAATTACATGCTTTTGCTACTTTTATTGCTGCTTGTCCCATTTCTTCTCGTAGTTGCGGAGTAAGGACTACAGATGGAGCTTCCTCCACTACTTTCTGGTGACGACGCTGGATGCTACATTCACGTTCAAACAAGTGAATCACATTACCATGATTATCTGCCATTACTTGAATCTCAATGTGTCTAGGTGAGGCCACATATTTTTCTATAAAAACAGAACCATCGCCAAAGGCTGCAGTCGCCTCGCTAATAGCCGTACTCATTTGTGATGCTAGTTCGCTGTCTTTTTCTACTACGCACATACCTTTTCCTCCACCTCCGGCAGATGCTTTTATAAGAATAGGGTATCCTATTTCGGCAGCAATAGCTTTTGCTTTTTCTACATCTGTGATAGCTTCATCAATACCTGGCACCATCGGGATGTCGTATGCTTTTACAGCTTCTTTGGCCGCGAGCTTACTTCCCATGATTTCTATTGCGTGTGCCTCTGGGCCTATGAAGATCATTTGTGCTTCGGTTACCGCTTTCGCGAAAGCGGAATTCTCACTTAAAAATCCGTAGCCAGGGTGGATTGCATCTACGTTAAGTTCTTGAGCAACTTTGATAATTTTATCACCTAATAAATACGACTCCGATGAAGGCGCATTACCCACGCAAACGGCCTCGTCTGCATAGCGCACGTGCGGTGCATTACGGTCTACAGTAGAGTAAATGGCTACTGTTTTAATACCCATTTTCTTTGCAGTGCGAATTACCCTAATGGCTATCTCACCACGGTTTGCAATTAATATTTTCTTTATAGTTTTCATCTATTTTTCTTCTTCAAATTCTACAAGTAATTGCCCCTTATCTACCGCGTCATCTTTTACAACATGCACGGCCTTGATAACTCCGTCTGTATGGGATACAAAGCTGTTTTCCATTTTCATGGCGCTTAGAATCACTAGCGTGTCACCTTCTTTTACTTCTTGACCAGCAGAGACCTGCACATCAATAATAAGACCTGGCATAGGAGAAATGAGATTGTTGAGCTGCTTTGAACCTCCTACCGTGAAGCCCATCTCTTTAATAAGAATGTCAATTTCGTCTTTAATAACAACTTCATAATTGTTGCTATTTACCTGAATGTTGTACGTCTTTTTGCTGAAATCTGAGGAGACCACAGTTGCTTTAATAGAAGAGTTATCCTCTAGAATATGGTAAGAATCCGGAGAGGTAGGTACCGCGTCTAACTGAGATAGTTGGTCACGAGAAACCTCGAACTCATGCTCCTCATTAACGGTGGTTTTATAGGTGTTGCTCATCGCTTGTATTTTAAGATATAAATATACGTAATTGCGATATTGATAACCTAATGAACTTTTAATAAGAAAAGGCGCCCGTAAGAGCGCCTTTTCTTATTAAAAATGTAAGATTAGTTATTTTTACTAAGCATCAATAACTCGTTACAAACAATCTCTGTCATATATCTTTTGATACCATCTTTATCTTCCCAAGAGCGATTAGTAAGTTTACCTTCTATCGCAATTTCTTGTCCTTTCTGAATGTAGCTTTCTACTACTTTAACAAGACCGCCGCGTACTACGATGTTGTGCCAGTAAGCACGTTCTACTTTCTGACCATTCTTGTCTTTGTAAGAATCATCTGTTGCCATGGAGAACTTGGCAATTTTATTTCCATCAGGAAATGTTGTGATTTCTGGTTCTTGACCTAATCTTCCAATTAACTGTACTTTGTTGCGTAATGCGTTCATAATAATGTGTTTTTCTTGAGTAGGTTAAGCCTACCAAATTAAGTTATATTTCTTTCTCGAGCCGTTCTCGAAAAAAATCATTTATTCTTAGTAAGCGAATTATAATAACCACTTGTACATAAGAACACTGCAAATATGCGACAGCTCACAAGCTCTAGCCGACTTTTAAACGTTTACTTACGTTTATAGTCGTTTGTAAACGTTTGTAAGTAATTGAAATTGTTTTTATTACTGATAATCAGTGCTTTGTGTTTTTTTTTTTAATAATCTGGTTTTGAAGTGTTTATTACTTGAATCGTTTATTTAAACAAATATGAGATTATTTTTTTGCTAGACTTTAAAAAATAATCGCTCGGTATGAAATCTTTTAGCTGGGCAACAAAGAATGCTACGATACAGATCATAAATAATTTATTCGGCTACTTTGGTCTTTATGCGAATACAAATTGGAAAAATAATATGAGAATAGACAGTTCTGAAGTGCTACATATATTTTGATGAAAAAAAATCTACATAAATTTATTATATAATTTTTTTTTCTTTAAAATGTAAATTTTATTGCAAGTAGATGAAAAATTTTCGACTTATGCATATTGAAATACATCATTAAATTATTTTCATATTATGAGTAACTACCATATCAAAGGACTTAAAGAGTATTTCCAGGTCTATGGAATGGCTGTAGATGATCCAGAGCAATTTTGGGAAGAAATAGCTGAAGAAAATTTTGTCTGGCGTAAGTACTGGGATTCGGTACTTGATTGGGATTTTGAAAAACCGGAAGTAAAATGGTTTGATGGTGCTCAACTTAATATAACAGAAAACTGTATCGATAGGCACCTTAATCATCATGGAGATAAGACCGCATTTATTTTTGAGCCTAATGACCCTAGTGAAGCTGCGGAGCATATTAGTTATAAAGATTTACATAAACGTGTATGTAAATTTGCAAATGTGCTTAAATCTAAAGGGATAAAGCGTGGAGATCGCGTTTGTATTTATCTACCTATGATTCCAGAACTAGCTGTTTCTATGTTGGCATGTGCACGTATAGGAGCTATACATTCTGTAGTATTTGCTGGATTTTCTAGTGTAGCCTTAAGCACTCGTATTAATGATGCGAGTTGTAAGATGGTAATTACGAGTGATGGTTCATATCGTGGGACTAAAAAGGTAGATCTTAAAGTTATTGTAGATGATGCTTTAAATAATTCTCCTTCTGTGGAGGATGTACTTGTAGTAAAACGTACAGGCTGTGAGGTAGTATTGAAAGAAGGACGTGATGAGTGGCTAGCTCCATTATTAGAAAATTCATCAATAGAGTGTATTGCCGAGACTCTAGAGGCAGAAGATCCACTCTTCATTTTATATACATCAGGTTCTACTGGTAAACCTAAAGGGATGTTACATACTACCGCTGGATATATGGTTAATGTGGCCTATACATTTAAAAATGTATTTCAATATAAAGGAGATGATGTATTTTGGTGTAGTGCAGATATAGGTTGGATTACAGGACATAGTTACACCGTTTATGGTCCATTAATTAATGGAGCTACCTCTATAATTTATGAGGGAGTACCTAATTTTCCAGATTGGGGGCGTTTCTGGGCGCTTATAGATAAGCATCAAGTAAGTCAACTATATACGGCACCTACAGCAATAAGAGCGCTTGCCAAGGAGAACTTGAGTTATGTAGAAAAATATAAATTAACATCCCTTAAAGTATTAGGTACAGTGGGTGAACCCATCAATGAGGAAGCCTGGCATTGGTATAATAATAATGTAGGGAAAAAAGATTGTCCTATTGCCGATACATGGTGGCAAACAGAAACGGGAGGAATTATGATAAGTCCTATTCCATTTTCGACGCCTACAATTCCCACATTTGCAACCTTACCATTACCAGGAATACAAGCCTGTTTAATGGATGAACAAGGCAAAGAAATAAAAGGAAATCGAGTAGAAGGAAGATTGTGCATTAAATTTCCATGGCCTAGTATAGCTAGAACGATATGGGGTGATCACAAAAGGTATAAAGACACGTATTTTTCAACATTTGAAAATAAATATTTTACGGGAGATAGAGCATTACGTGATGCAACTGGTTATTATCGTATTACAGGGCGTGTAGATGATGTGATTATTGTATCCGGTCATAACTTAGGAACCGCACCTATAGAAGATGCTATCAATGAACATCCAGCGGTTGCCGAAAGTGCTATTGTTGGCTTTCCACATGATATAAAAGGAAACGCTTTGTATGGTTATGTAACCCTAAAAGATTCTGGATTAAGTATTGATAATGATCATCTTAGAAAAGAAATTAATCTTATTATTACAGAAAAAATAGGACCTATTGCAAAACTAGATAAAATTCAATTTACAAGTGCATTACCTCAGACACGTTCTGGTAAGATAATGCGACGTATACTGCGCAGAATAGCATCAGGAGATGTTGATAACATAGGAGATATAAGCACATTGATTAATCCTGAGACTGTAAAGGATGTTA
The genomic region above belongs to Dokdonia sp. Dokd-P16 and contains:
- a CDS encoding acetyl/propionyl/methylcrotonyl-CoA carboxylase subunit alpha, producing MKTIKKILIANRGEIAIRVIRTAKKMGIKTVAIYSTVDRNAPHVRYADEAVCVGNAPSSESYLLGDKIIKVAQELNVDAIHPGYGFLSENSAFAKAVTEAQMIFIGPEAHAIEIMGSKLAAKEAVKAYDIPMVPGIDEAITDVEKAKAIAAEIGYPILIKASAGGGGKGMCVVEKDSELASQMSTAISEATAAFGDGSVFIEKYVASPRHIEIQVMADNHGNVIHLFERECSIQRRHQKVVEEAPSVVLTPQLREEMGQAAIKVAKACNYRGAGTVEFLLDDQHNFYFLEMNTRLQVEHPVTELISGTDLVELQIRVARGEKLSIAQEDLSIKGHALELRVYAEDPLNDFLPSVGNLSTYILPEGEGIRVDNGFEQGMDIPIYYDPMLSKLIVYAPTREEAIELLSKAIDDYKIEGAQTTLPFGKFVCEHEAFRSGNFDTHFVKNYYSPEALKEGFKKEARIAALIALKQHIKEQNILRLPTV
- a CDS encoding acetyl-CoA carboxylase biotin carboxyl carrier protein subunit — translated: MSNTYKTTVNEEHEFEVSRDQLSQLDAVPTSPDSYHILEDNSSIKATVVSSDFSKKTYNIQVNSNNYEVVIKDEIDILIKEMGFTVGGSKQLNNLISPMPGLIIDVQVSAGQEVKEGDTLVILSAMKMENSFVSHTDGVIKAVHVVKDDAVDKGQLLVEFEEEK
- a CDS encoding single-stranded DNA-binding protein is translated as MNALRNKVQLIGRLGQEPEITTFPDGNKIAKFSMATDDSYKDKNGQKVERAYWHNIVVRGGLVKVVESYIQKGQEIAIEGKLTNRSWEDKDGIKRYMTEIVCNELLMLSKNN
- the acs gene encoding acetate--CoA ligase; this translates as MSNYHIKGLKEYFQVYGMAVDDPEQFWEEIAEENFVWRKYWDSVLDWDFEKPEVKWFDGAQLNITENCIDRHLNHHGDKTAFIFEPNDPSEAAEHISYKDLHKRVCKFANVLKSKGIKRGDRVCIYLPMIPELAVSMLACARIGAIHSVVFAGFSSVALSTRINDASCKMVITSDGSYRGTKKVDLKVIVDDALNNSPSVEDVLVVKRTGCEVVLKEGRDEWLAPLLENSSIECIAETLEAEDPLFILYTSGSTGKPKGMLHTTAGYMVNVAYTFKNVFQYKGDDVFWCSADIGWITGHSYTVYGPLINGATSIIYEGVPNFPDWGRFWALIDKHQVSQLYTAPTAIRALAKENLSYVEKYKLTSLKVLGTVGEPINEEAWHWYNNNVGKKDCPIADTWWQTETGGIMISPIPFSTPTIPTFATLPLPGIQACLMDEQGKEIKGNRVEGRLCIKFPWPSIARTIWGDHKRYKDTYFSTFENKYFTGDRALRDATGYYRITGRVDDVIIVSGHNLGTAPIEDAINEHPAVAESAIVGFPHDIKGNALYGYVTLKDSGLSIDNDHLRKEINLIITEKIGPIAKLDKIQFTSALPQTRSGKIMRRILRRIASGDVDNIGDISTLINPETVKDVMDNVLL